A section of the Deltaproteobacteria bacterium genome encodes:
- a CDS encoding aminomethyltransferase family protein: MAPVKGRKAFICFDEDTTVKNIKQALAMGFDATELIKRFTAAGTGPGQSGIPGHNLPLLVAQYHAGHGAVTRPTTMRAPLAPTLMATYAGTNHDMSKRTPMHADQERDGGIMRRVGVWNRARYFSDDFSCRQEVENVRTNVGMLDATTLGKFRIFGPDALKALQRVYVGDMSKIAPGKIKYSAMCNQDGCIIDDGVVVKTGENDYYLTTSTARAGDTVAWFRYHTRYDGWDFNLVNLTDAFGVINLAGPKAREVLSAITDADISNDAFPFAAYRELEVLEGIPVRAMRLGFVGELSYELHIPSSWMQAVWRALAEAGKPLGIANFGLEAQNILRMEKGHLIIGSESDQRTTLHDVGLGFLWDRGKPAAETVGAVALQQTENQKKRLKLTGFKMKDTATPPKDGSIIVDERIRGHVCIARYSHTLKEVVGMALVEDPLNAAGTEISIYEDECQGQLISATVMPMPFYDPEGVRLRS; this comes from the coding sequence ATGGCTCCCGTAAAGGGGCGCAAGGCTTTCATCTGCTTCGATGAGGACACGACCGTCAAAAACATCAAGCAGGCCCTCGCCATGGGCTTCGATGCCACCGAACTGATCAAACGCTTTACGGCCGCAGGCACCGGCCCCGGTCAGAGCGGCATCCCCGGCCACAACCTGCCGCTGCTGGTCGCCCAGTACCATGCCGGCCACGGCGCCGTCACCCGGCCAACGACCATGCGGGCGCCCCTGGCCCCGACGCTGATGGCCACGTACGCCGGGACCAATCACGATATGAGCAAACGCACCCCCATGCACGCAGACCAGGAAAGGGACGGCGGCATTATGCGCAGGGTCGGCGTGTGGAACCGGGCCAGGTACTTTTCCGACGATTTTTCCTGCCGGCAGGAAGTCGAAAATGTCCGCACCAATGTCGGTATGTTGGACGCCACCACGCTGGGGAAATTCCGGATTTTCGGCCCGGACGCCCTCAAGGCGCTGCAGCGGGTCTACGTCGGCGACATGTCCAAAATCGCCCCCGGCAAAATCAAGTACTCCGCCATGTGCAACCAGGACGGCTGCATCATCGATGACGGTGTGGTCGTCAAAACGGGAGAGAACGATTACTACCTTACGACCTCCACCGCCAGGGCAGGCGACACCGTGGCATGGTTCCGCTACCACACCCGCTACGACGGTTGGGATTTCAACCTGGTGAACCTCACCGACGCATTCGGCGTCATCAACCTCGCCGGCCCGAAGGCCCGGGAGGTCCTGTCGGCCATAACCGACGCCGACATTTCCAATGACGCCTTCCCGTTCGCCGCCTACCGTGAATTGGAGGTGCTGGAAGGCATCCCGGTGCGGGCCATGCGGCTCGGCTTTGTGGGCGAACTTTCATACGAACTGCACATTCCGAGTTCTTGGATGCAGGCCGTGTGGCGCGCCCTGGCCGAGGCCGGCAAGCCCCTCGGCATCGCCAACTTCGGATTGGAGGCCCAGAATATTCTCAGAATGGAGAAGGGGCACCTGATCATCGGTTCGGAGTCCGATCAGCGCACCACCCTGCACGACGTCGGACTCGGTTTCCTCTGGGACCGGGGCAAACCGGCTGCGGAAACCGTCGGCGCCGTGGCCCTGCAGCAGACAGAGAACCAGAAGAAACGCCTGAAGCTCACCGGTTTCAAAATGAAAGACACAGCGACCCCGCCCAAGGACGGCTCCATCATCGTCGACGAGCGCATTCGCGGGCATGTCTGCATCGCACGCTACAGTCATACGCTGAAAGAAGTCGTCGGTATGGCCCTGGTGGAAGACCCTTTGAATGCCGCCGGAACCGAGATTTCCATCTACGAAGACGAGTGCCAGGGGCAGTTGATCAGTGCAACCGTGATGCCGATGCCCTTTTACGACCCGGAGGGGGTGAGGTTGCGAAGCTGA